One part of the Sphingobacterium sp. LZ7M1 genome encodes these proteins:
- a CDS encoding glutamine synthetase III: MLNSRLAAVETASKHMFNETTEVNSERAIHIFNKNVFSISKMRDYLSKSTFSELKSSIDEGKQISRELADYIAQAMKTWALENGASHYTHWFQPLTGSTAEKHDAFFEPDTDGSAIEKFNADALVQQEPDASSFPNGGIRNTFEARGYTAWDPSSPAFIFETGAGKTLCIPTVFVSYTGESLDYKAPLLKAIASIDKAATDVAQYFDKAVTKVNASLGIEQEYFLVDLALYNARPDLQLTGRTLFGHMSAKGQQLEDHYFGAIPERVLAYMVDLENEALKLGIPLKTRHNEVAPSQFECAPMFEEINLAIDHNQLLMNVMEQVAIRHNFKVLLHEKPYSGVNGSGKHNNWSLITNTGVNLLSPGKTPKNNLMFLTFFVNTIKAVYEHADLLRASIASHSNDHRLGANEAPPAIISIFLGSQLDEILEEVESARVAKKVKADANLWHGIPKIPDLKLDNTDRNRTSPFAFTGNKFEFRAVGSSANSALPMTILNAIVATQLIEFKNEVDKQIKKGIKKDLAILNVVRKYIKDSKAIRFEGNGYSEEWEIEAAGRGLSNIKSTPKALDVYVKPESLELFETLGIFSRRESEARHEILLENFFKKLQIEARVIGDVVTSQIAPACLIYQNQLIENVRGLKDLGLSKEAYSSQLNYVERISKHVNIILEQAEEMRQARKKANTIDDMREKAIAYDEVVKPFFDEIRYHVNKLEKIVDDAKWPLPKLRELLFIH, translated from the coding sequence ATGTTAAACTCCAGACTAGCCGCAGTTGAAACTGCCTCAAAGCACATGTTCAATGAAACAACTGAGGTAAATTCAGAACGCGCAATTCACATTTTCAATAAAAATGTGTTCAGCATCTCTAAAATGAGAGATTACCTTTCAAAGTCTACTTTTAGCGAATTAAAATCATCTATCGACGAAGGAAAACAGATCAGCAGAGAATTAGCAGATTACATCGCGCAAGCCATGAAAACTTGGGCCCTAGAAAATGGTGCTTCGCACTATACCCACTGGTTTCAACCTTTGACTGGATCAACAGCTGAAAAACACGATGCTTTTTTTGAACCGGACACGGATGGAAGCGCAATCGAGAAATTCAACGCGGATGCATTGGTACAACAAGAACCAGATGCTTCTTCTTTCCCGAACGGCGGTATCCGTAATACTTTCGAAGCTAGAGGTTATACTGCTTGGGACCCTTCATCCCCTGCCTTTATCTTTGAAACTGGTGCTGGCAAAACCTTATGTATCCCTACCGTATTCGTTTCTTACACAGGCGAATCCCTAGATTACAAAGCACCTTTATTAAAAGCTATCGCTTCTATTGACAAAGCTGCAACTGATGTTGCTCAATATTTTGATAAAGCCGTTACCAAAGTAAATGCTTCTTTGGGTATCGAACAAGAATATTTCTTGGTTGACCTTGCCTTATATAATGCTCGTCCTGACCTACAATTGACAGGAAGAACCCTATTCGGACACATGTCAGCTAAAGGACAACAATTAGAGGATCATTACTTCGGTGCGATCCCTGAGCGTGTATTAGCTTACATGGTGGACCTTGAAAACGAAGCCCTGAAATTAGGTATCCCTTTGAAAACTCGTCACAACGAGGTTGCCCCTTCTCAATTTGAATGTGCTCCTATGTTTGAAGAGATCAACTTGGCTATCGACCATAACCAATTGTTGATGAACGTAATGGAACAAGTTGCCATTCGTCACAACTTTAAGGTTTTATTACATGAAAAACCGTATAGCGGTGTAAACGGATCCGGAAAACACAATAACTGGTCCTTGATCACCAATACAGGTGTGAACCTGCTTTCGCCAGGAAAAACTCCTAAAAACAACCTGATGTTCTTGACGTTCTTTGTCAACACCATCAAAGCTGTTTATGAGCATGCCGACCTACTGAGAGCATCTATCGCAAGTCACTCCAATGACCACCGCCTAGGTGCCAACGAAGCTCCTCCAGCGATTATCTCTATCTTCTTAGGTTCTCAATTGGATGAAATCCTAGAAGAAGTTGAATCTGCTCGCGTTGCCAAAAAAGTTAAGGCTGATGCAAACCTATGGCACGGTATTCCAAAAATCCCTGATCTGAAATTGGATAACACCGACCGAAACCGTACTTCTCCTTTTGCTTTCACCGGCAATAAATTCGAGTTCCGCGCTGTTGGATCTTCTGCAAACTCAGCATTGCCAATGACCATTTTGAATGCAATCGTTGCTACGCAATTGATTGAATTCAAAAATGAAGTCGACAAACAGATCAAAAAAGGAATCAAGAAAGACCTTGCGATCCTAAACGTTGTCCGTAAATACATCAAAGATTCAAAAGCAATCCGTTTCGAAGGAAATGGCTATAGCGAAGAATGGGAAATTGAAGCGGCTGGCAGAGGACTTTCTAACATCAAGTCTACACCAAAAGCCCTTGATGTCTATGTAAAACCAGAGTCTCTAGAGCTTTTCGAAACCCTAGGAATCTTCTCAAGACGTGAATCTGAAGCTAGACATGAGATCTTATTGGAGAACTTCTTCAAAAAACTTCAAATCGAAGCTCGTGTGATTGGTGATGTCGTAACTAGTCAGATTGCACCTGCATGTTTGATCTATCAAAACCAATTGATTGAAAACGTAAGAGGCCTTAAGGACTTAGGTCTGAGCAAAGAGGCTTACAGTTCACAGCTAAACTATGTGGAGCGTATCTCCAAGCACGTGAACATTATCCTTGAACAGGCAGAGGAAATGCGTCAAGCCCGTAAAAAAGCAAACACCATCGACGACATGCGTGAAAAAGCGATCGCTTACGACGAGGTTGTAAAACCGTTCTTCGACGAAATCCGCTACCATGTCAACAAACTTGAAAAAATCGTTGATGACGCTAAATGGCCTTTGCCAAAATTACGCGAATTGCTTTTCATCCACTAA
- a CDS encoding PepSY-like domain-containing protein — protein MKNLIKTLMLLFIAGSSFQAMAQEKVIEVANLPKTAQNFLQKHYANDKVALTKSEKETLSSIEYKVVLASGTEVEFDSKGEWTEVDANTVAVPQDIVPAKIKSYVQKSFPDNNIVQIKKEKKGYEVELTNGIEVKFNKNADFIKIDD, from the coding sequence ATGAAAAATCTAATAAAAACACTGATGTTATTGTTTATTGCTGGATCATCTTTCCAAGCAATGGCTCAGGAAAAAGTAATTGAAGTTGCAAACTTGCCTAAAACAGCGCAAAACTTCCTTCAAAAGCATTATGCAAATGATAAAGTTGCCTTGACAAAATCTGAAAAGGAAACATTATCTTCTATTGAATACAAGGTAGTGCTTGCAAGTGGAACTGAAGTAGAATTTGATAGCAAGGGTGAATGGACTGAAGTAGATGCAAATACTGTTGCAGTACCTCAAGACATCGTTCCTGCAAAAATTAAATCTTATGTTCAAAAAAGCTTCCCTGACAACAATATCGTACAGATCAAAAAAGAAAAAAAGGGATATGAAGTTGAATTAACCAACGGAATCGAAGTTAAATTCAACAAAAATGCTGACTTCATCAAGATTGATGACTAA
- a CDS encoding TonB-dependent receptor, with protein sequence MYFKQFGLISLSATISFFSANAQTISRDTSINEIAPIEIKAHFNSQAMLDLTTSAKVVSKKLIESQSPSSFLSAINTTSGLRMEERSPGSYRLALRGSMLRSPFGVRNTKIYLDEIPFTDASGNTYLNILDPVGINSIQIIKGPDGSLYGPNSGGVIRFIPEGFGQVNNEKYLMLSGGSFGLFHEQLQINHQVNENYNFSFDQAYLRSDGYRQHTAMDKLFFQTAHQWKYNAHGKLKGFALYTDMGYQTPGALTQQQYDEDPTQFRPAGGPFQSAKDQKAAIYNKTFIGGITNEYQITNRLKNVVSLFGSYTDLENPFITNYESRIEKNLGFRTYFSYENIDKQDFQWEMQLGGEGQKGWYNVKNYTNNLGKIGNLTDDDKLENFQHFYFYRFKTKLYQKLTAEASIGLNFNDINFKKTAAGEVNVNGEINFDKSWMPRLGLSYAATDNFAIRASISKGYSTPTIAEVRSSDNQINQNLNTETGVNYEAGIRFETHDRRFIADLAAYNYQMKNGIIRQLNDAGNEFFQNAGRIDQKGIEAQVLTQLVANDHSAFLNGLILSSNLTYQDYKFKEYVIGENNFNGNKVTSVPNWIWANTLSFNFIKDIDLNILHNFTSSIPLNDANTVSASKYHVLQAKISWLTPISSRYKLQVFTGADNILNEKYSLGNDINAMGNRYFNAAPTRNFYAGVKVIL encoded by the coding sequence ATGTATTTTAAACAATTTGGCTTAATCAGCCTTTCAGCGACTATTTCTTTCTTTTCGGCAAATGCACAAACCATTTCAAGGGACACTAGTATCAACGAGATAGCACCTATTGAAATAAAAGCACATTTCAACTCACAAGCCATGCTGGACCTAACGACTTCAGCCAAGGTTGTTTCCAAAAAATTGATAGAATCTCAATCCCCTAGCAGTTTCTTGAGCGCAATCAATACCACCAGCGGATTGAGAATGGAAGAAAGATCACCTGGAAGCTATCGACTTGCACTCCGCGGAAGCATGCTCCGCTCACCATTTGGAGTAAGGAATACCAAGATATATTTAGATGAAATACCTTTTACCGACGCTAGCGGCAACACCTATTTGAATATCCTTGATCCCGTGGGTATCAACAGTATCCAGATCATTAAAGGCCCAGACGGTTCCTTATATGGTCCTAATTCAGGTGGTGTTATCAGATTTATCCCTGAAGGTTTCGGACAGGTCAATAACGAAAAATACTTAATGCTTTCTGGAGGTTCCTTTGGTTTATTCCATGAGCAACTGCAGATTAACCATCAAGTCAATGAAAACTATAATTTTTCATTTGACCAAGCGTACTTGCGATCAGATGGCTATAGGCAACATACCGCAATGGACAAATTGTTTTTCCAGACTGCACATCAGTGGAAATACAATGCCCATGGTAAATTAAAGGGATTCGCACTTTATACCGACATGGGCTATCAAACCCCTGGTGCATTGACCCAACAGCAATATGATGAGGATCCAACACAGTTCAGGCCAGCTGGCGGGCCTTTCCAAAGCGCCAAAGATCAAAAAGCTGCTATTTACAACAAAACATTTATCGGAGGTATTACCAATGAATACCAGATAACAAATAGATTGAAAAATGTGGTTTCCTTATTTGGGAGTTATACCGACCTGGAGAATCCATTTATTACCAATTACGAATCCAGGATTGAGAAAAACCTAGGTTTTAGGACATACTTCTCCTACGAAAATATCGATAAGCAAGATTTCCAATGGGAAATGCAATTAGGAGGCGAAGGACAAAAAGGCTGGTACAATGTCAAGAACTACACAAATAACCTTGGAAAAATTGGTAACCTAACGGATGATGACAAGCTAGAAAACTTTCAACATTTCTATTTCTATAGATTCAAAACCAAACTTTACCAAAAACTTACAGCAGAGGCATCTATCGGCTTGAACTTTAACGATATAAACTTTAAGAAAACAGCCGCAGGCGAAGTCAATGTAAATGGAGAAATCAACTTTGACAAGAGCTGGATGCCTAGATTGGGATTATCCTATGCAGCGACAGATAACTTCGCTATCAGGGCATCCATTTCCAAAGGATACTCAACTCCTACCATTGCCGAAGTTAGGTCCTCAGACAATCAGATCAACCAAAACCTCAACACTGAAACCGGTGTAAACTATGAAGCTGGAATTCGTTTTGAAACCCATGACCGTAGATTTATTGCCGATCTTGCTGCCTATAACTACCAAATGAAAAATGGTATCATCAGACAATTGAACGATGCCGGAAATGAATTTTTCCAAAATGCAGGTAGAATTGACCAAAAGGGAATTGAAGCTCAGGTCCTGACTCAACTGGTTGCCAATGATCATTCAGCATTTTTAAATGGCTTGATCCTATCCAGCAACTTAACTTACCAGGATTATAAATTCAAGGAATATGTGATTGGAGAAAACAATTTCAATGGAAACAAAGTTACTTCCGTTCCGAATTGGATATGGGCAAATACACTTTCATTCAATTTCATTAAGGATATAGATTTAAACATCTTACATAATTTCACATCAAGTATTCCATTAAATGACGCCAATACAGTTTCAGCATCTAAATACCATGTATTGCAAGCCAAAATATCTTGGCTAACCCCTATCTCCAGCAGATACAAATTGCAGGTATTTACAGGTGCCGATAATATCCTGAACGAAAAATACAGCTTAGGAAATGACATAAATGCAATGGGTAACCGTTATTTTAATGCTGCACCTACTCGGAATTTCTATGCCGGAGTCAAGGTAATTTTGTAA
- a CDS encoding response regulator transcription factor, producing MKILIIEDEKELLLTMEEFLKSENFLIESATDYNTALEKAMNYQYDCILLDIMLPGGSGLDILRALKEEHKKQPVLILSAKDSVEDKVLGLEIGADDYLAKPFHLAELLARVKSIIRRNSNEGEQWVKYKNVSLNPESRIVQINENPINFNRKEFDLFHYFLLRPNRLLEKTSLVESVWGDHTDQADNLDFIYSQIKNIRKKLKDSSAEMDIQAVYGVGYKLV from the coding sequence ATGAAGATACTAATTATTGAAGACGAGAAAGAGCTATTGCTCACCATGGAAGAATTCCTTAAATCTGAAAACTTCCTAATTGAATCAGCAACAGATTACAATACAGCCCTAGAAAAAGCCATGAACTATCAATATGACTGCATTTTACTGGATATCATGCTCCCCGGAGGCAGTGGACTCGATATTTTGCGGGCACTTAAAGAGGAGCATAAAAAACAACCGGTGCTGATCCTTTCGGCAAAAGACTCTGTTGAGGACAAAGTCTTGGGATTAGAGATCGGGGCAGACGATTATCTCGCCAAACCCTTCCACCTTGCTGAATTGCTGGCTAGGGTGAAATCCATTATCCGCAGGAATTCCAATGAAGGTGAACAATGGGTAAAATATAAAAATGTTAGTCTTAACCCCGAGAGCAGAATTGTCCAGATCAATGAAAACCCCATCAACTTCAACCGTAAGGAGTTTGACCTGTTCCACTATTTCCTACTAAGACCGAACAGGTTACTGGAAAAAACAAGTTTAGTGGAGTCGGTTTGGGGAGACCATACCGATCAAGCGGACAATCTGGACTTTATCTATTCACAAATTAAAAACATCCGCAAGAAATTGAAAGATTCTTCAGCGGAAATGGATATTCAGGCAGTTTATGGGGTCGGGTATAAATTAGTATAA
- a CDS encoding cell wall metabolism sensor histidine kinase WalK encodes MSVSIKYYTNKFLAIAILIIMAVWALLFYAFLMDEVYDNIDDGLKNQKLEIIREAYNNPDIINNNKEYGINQFKIYPTEAKEDIDKNHFSREFMYMPYDDEDEPYRILRTGFYSKDRIAYGLDIRTSTVEEDDYLINLAIALAVLYLVIVLSILIINYFVMSKGWKPFQNILKNLSNYRFGHSKTFESTVTKVKEFEELNTQIKQMIDRNEGLFEEQKLFLENASHELQTPLAITIGKLDLLLQEGDLPEEKTIKIAEAKQALHRMVALNKSLLMLSRIENNQYSSSTEVNFNDLIKRKLEELEDFIQFKELKVDFIQHDQFIANLNFDLAHILISNLLRNAIKYNYKEGFIRITVNKREIDFANSSENGALNPQYIFKRFHKGNQDSQSNGLGLSIVQTILDKYPHIQIEYGYAQAEQHFKLKI; translated from the coding sequence ATGTCGGTATCAATAAAATATTACACCAATAAGTTTCTGGCCATTGCCATCCTGATCATTATGGCAGTATGGGCATTGCTGTTCTATGCCTTCCTGATGGATGAGGTCTATGATAACATCGATGATGGCTTAAAGAACCAAAAGCTAGAAATTATCCGAGAAGCCTACAACAATCCCGATATTATCAATAATAACAAGGAATATGGGATAAACCAGTTCAAGATCTACCCGACCGAAGCCAAGGAAGATATTGACAAAAACCATTTTTCAAGGGAATTTATGTATATGCCCTATGATGATGAGGATGAACCATACAGAATCTTAAGAACGGGCTTCTACTCAAAAGATAGGATAGCCTATGGCCTGGACATCAGAACATCCACTGTCGAAGAGGATGATTACCTGATCAATCTCGCCATAGCGCTTGCAGTTTTATACCTTGTAATCGTTTTAAGCATATTGATCATCAATTATTTCGTGATGAGCAAGGGCTGGAAACCATTTCAAAATATTTTAAAAAACCTAAGCAACTACCGATTTGGTCATAGTAAAACCTTCGAATCCACCGTCACCAAGGTCAAGGAGTTTGAAGAGCTAAATACCCAGATCAAGCAAATGATAGACCGCAATGAAGGCCTATTCGAAGAACAAAAGCTGTTTTTGGAGAATGCATCCCATGAGCTCCAAACGCCTTTGGCCATTACTATCGGCAAATTAGACCTGCTCCTGCAAGAAGGTGACCTCCCTGAGGAAAAAACCATTAAGATTGCTGAAGCTAAACAGGCTCTTCACCGGATGGTGGCCCTGAATAAATCCTTGCTTATGCTTTCCAGGATCGAAAACAACCAATACAGCAGCAGCACTGAGGTCAATTTCAATGACCTGATCAAAAGGAAACTGGAAGAACTGGAGGATTTCATTCAATTCAAGGAACTAAAAGTCGATTTTATCCAGCATGATCAATTTATTGCTAATCTCAACTTTGACCTTGCCCACATCTTGATTTCCAACCTGCTTAGGAATGCCATAAAATACAATTATAAAGAAGGGTTTATCCGAATAACGGTAAACAAAAGAGAGATTGACTTTGCCAATAGCAGTGAAAATGGAGCCTTAAACCCACAGTATATCTTCAAACGCTTCCATAAAGGCAATCAGGATAGTCAATCCAATGGGCTAGGTCTATCGATCGTTCAAACGATCCTGGACAAATACCCTCATATCCAAATTGAATACGGATATGCCCAAGCAGAACAGCATTTTAAACTAAAAATTTGA
- a CDS encoding SIMPL domain-containing protein encodes MKNTGIIISIIAGLSIIVFAMIFGNAYKYKYRNSNTINVTGNAMTNFESDIVKWSAVFSRKSMDLSEASEQLKRDRELVKDFLVRQGINEKEILFNAVNIARDFTYHTDQNGNSFNTFTGYSLSQNVSIESKDLDKVANASREISTLISQGVELASNAPNYYFSGLEDLKLKLISEASQNAKVRAENIAKEAGSSLGSLVKADLGIFQITGQNENEEYSYGGAFNVTSRKKTANITVKTSYLSE; translated from the coding sequence ATGAAAAACACAGGTATTATAATCAGTATTATCGCCGGCCTATCCATCATTGTGTTTGCCATGATCTTTGGTAATGCCTATAAGTATAAGTACAGAAATTCCAATACGATTAATGTGACCGGTAATGCGATGACTAATTTTGAGTCTGATATCGTGAAATGGTCTGCAGTGTTCAGCCGTAAATCCATGGATTTAAGTGAAGCTTCCGAACAATTGAAGCGAGATCGTGAATTGGTGAAGGATTTTTTGGTTCGCCAAGGGATCAATGAAAAAGAGATTCTGTTCAATGCCGTTAATATTGCCCGTGACTTTACCTACCATACCGATCAGAATGGAAATAGCTTCAATACCTTTACCGGATATAGCCTTTCGCAAAATGTTTCCATTGAATCAAAAGATTTAGATAAGGTTGCCAACGCTTCGCGTGAAATCTCCACCTTGATCTCGCAAGGGGTAGAGTTGGCCTCCAATGCTCCTAACTACTATTTCTCGGGTCTTGAAGACCTGAAATTGAAGTTGATCTCGGAAGCTTCCCAGAATGCAAAGGTAAGGGCAGAAAACATTGCTAAAGAAGCTGGATCCTCATTAGGTTCTCTAGTGAAAGCCGATTTAGGGATTTTTCAGATTACCGGTCAGAACGAAAATGAAGAATATTCCTATGGTGGTGCCTTTAACGTGACCTCAAGAAAGAAAACCGCGAATATTACCGTGAAGACTAGTTATTTATCTGAATAG
- a CDS encoding prolyl oligopeptidase family serine peptidase: MKRKFGLILFGLSAISLTYAQKKPIDHTVYDSWNVISKPEISKSGNLIYYSITPQEGDATSIVKNANNQQLLQIPRGADLKLTKDEKHLIGLIKAPFQEVRQAKIKKKKPDEMPKDSLLVFNIAKNQSSKFAQVKSYKIAKDGNDFVAFLHETIIPKSSDSSKTKSASKKEKPTPTLTVLNLNTADTSNILKADSYEWSDDGKFLVYSIKGPEKDSLNESGLFIMDLANKSKKKISSGKGTYKNIQFDDATKQLSFLADKTPEKSLLKEYKLYYYTANQDSAVILADRNSNGIPQNWFVSGDGSLTFSKSGKRLFFGLAPIPRVKDTTLVEFEHAKVDIWHWQDDYLQPMQLVNLRRDLSRNYTAMVNLASNRNVIPLSDETFNRISLTGDADNEWAMATSDKEYRIETQWEGGMRSDIYAISTLTGKNKLVTKSNSGYAALAPNGDYVVYFNRSNGNWYSFHIASESTKQLNEGLQVSFVDEENDVPAAPGPYGIAGWSKDGKYIYINDRYDIWKLSLDGKNKTNLTNGLGRQNQMVYRMENLYRNDDPRINYNQIDESKTVFLNGFNKIDKNQGLYKLGKKEISKLWSGPHTYRMLNADEKLNKLIYTKEDYQHSPDLYLLANFKNETRLSDINPQQANYNWGTAELVHWTTPKGYKSEGILYKPEDFDPNKKYPIIAYFYETLSDGLYGYQAPAPTPSRLNIPYFVSNGYLVFAPDIRYETGYPGRSAEEFINSGMHHLARNNNWVDSTKMGIQGQSWGGYQVAHLITRTDMYAAAWAGAPVVNMTSAYGGIRWGTGMSRQFQYENTQSRIGKPLWEARDLYIENSPLFFMDKVNTPVAIMHNDNDGAVPWYQGIEFFTALRRLNKPVWLLNYNGDDHNLIQRQNRKDIQIREAQFFDHFLKGKPAANWIKKGVKATEKGIDWGLEVN; the protein is encoded by the coding sequence ATGAAACGTAAATTTGGCTTAATACTATTTGGTTTAAGTGCAATTTCACTAACTTATGCACAGAAAAAACCAATTGATCACACTGTTTATGATTCCTGGAATGTTATCAGTAAACCTGAGATCAGCAAATCTGGAAATCTGATTTATTATAGCATTACCCCACAAGAAGGTGATGCGACTTCCATTGTAAAAAATGCAAACAATCAACAACTGCTTCAAATCCCTAGAGGTGCAGACCTTAAGCTGACCAAGGATGAAAAACATTTGATTGGTTTAATCAAAGCTCCTTTTCAGGAAGTAAGGCAGGCAAAGATCAAGAAAAAGAAACCTGATGAAATGCCGAAGGACTCTCTTTTGGTCTTTAATATCGCTAAAAACCAGTCCAGCAAATTTGCACAGGTGAAATCCTATAAAATCGCTAAGGATGGAAATGACTTCGTTGCCTTCCTGCACGAAACCATCATCCCCAAAAGCTCGGACAGCAGTAAAACGAAATCTGCATCCAAAAAGGAAAAACCTACCCCTACCTTAACGGTCCTCAACTTAAATACGGCTGATACAAGCAATATCTTAAAAGCGGATAGTTACGAGTGGAGTGATGACGGGAAATTCTTGGTTTACTCCATTAAAGGTCCAGAAAAAGACTCCTTAAATGAATCCGGTCTATTTATTATGGACCTTGCCAACAAATCCAAAAAGAAAATAAGCTCAGGCAAAGGAACCTATAAGAACATTCAGTTTGATGATGCTACAAAGCAACTGAGCTTCTTAGCGGACAAGACTCCTGAAAAATCCCTATTAAAGGAATATAAGCTTTATTACTATACCGCAAACCAAGACTCCGCCGTGATATTGGCTGATAGAAATTCCAATGGGATTCCTCAAAACTGGTTTGTATCCGGTGATGGCTCCTTAACCTTTAGCAAATCTGGAAAAAGACTGTTTTTCGGATTGGCTCCAATTCCAAGGGTAAAGGACACCACTTTAGTGGAATTCGAGCATGCCAAAGTGGATATCTGGCACTGGCAAGATGATTACCTGCAACCTATGCAATTGGTTAACCTAAGAAGAGACCTATCCAGGAACTATACCGCCATGGTCAATCTGGCCTCCAATAGAAATGTGATTCCATTATCTGATGAAACATTCAATAGAATCTCCTTGACCGGCGATGCTGACAACGAATGGGCGATGGCGACTTCCGACAAGGAATACAGAATAGAAACCCAATGGGAAGGTGGCATGCGTTCTGATATCTACGCTATATCAACCCTGACAGGTAAAAATAAATTGGTCACAAAATCCAACTCTGGATATGCTGCATTAGCACCAAACGGCGATTATGTCGTTTATTTCAACCGTAGCAATGGTAATTGGTACAGCTTCCATATCGCATCTGAAAGCACGAAACAACTGAATGAAGGCTTGCAAGTCAGCTTTGTGGATGAAGAAAATGATGTCCCTGCCGCTCCAGGACCCTATGGAATCGCTGGATGGTCAAAGGATGGCAAATACATCTATATCAATGACCGATATGATATCTGGAAATTAAGCCTTGATGGAAAAAACAAAACCAACCTAACCAACGGCCTTGGAAGACAAAACCAAATGGTCTATCGTATGGAAAACCTATATAGGAACGATGACCCAAGGATCAATTACAACCAGATCGATGAGTCAAAGACTGTTTTCTTAAATGGTTTCAATAAAATCGACAAAAATCAAGGTCTCTATAAATTAGGAAAAAAAGAAATCAGCAAACTATGGTCAGGTCCGCATACTTATAGAATGCTTAATGCGGATGAAAAATTGAACAAGCTTATCTATACAAAAGAGGATTACCAGCATTCACCGGATCTATATCTATTAGCGAATTTCAAAAACGAAACCAGACTATCCGATATTAACCCTCAACAGGCGAATTACAATTGGGGAACGGCTGAATTGGTACATTGGACTACACCAAAAGGCTATAAATCGGAAGGTATTCTCTATAAGCCTGAAGATTTCGATCCGAATAAGAAATATCCGATTATTGCTTATTTCTACGAAACGCTATCAGATGGGCTATATGGCTACCAAGCGCCGGCTCCTACTCCATCCCGTTTGAATATCCCTTATTTCGTAAGTAACGGTTATTTGGTCTTCGCACCGGACATCCGTTATGAAACTGGCTATCCAGGAAGATCAGCTGAAGAGTTTATTAATTCAGGTATGCATCATTTGGCTAGAAACAACAATTGGGTGGACTCCACTAAAATGGGAATCCAAGGACAGAGCTGGGGTGGTTATCAAGTTGCCCACCTGATTACCCGTACCGATATGTATGCCGCAGCATGGGCTGGTGCTCCCGTTGTCAACATGACCTCGGCCTACGGTGGAATCCGTTGGGGAACGGGAATGTCCAGACAGTTCCAATATGAGAATACACAAAGCCGTATCGGAAAGCCGCTTTGGGAAGCTAGAGATCTATATATAGAGAACTCGCCACTGTTCTTTATGGACAAGGTCAACACACCTGTGGCGATCATGCACAACGACAATGACGGAGCTGTGCCTTGGTACCAAGGGATTGAATTCTTTACTGCATTGAGAAGATTGAATAAACCAGTTTGGTTATTGAACTATAACGGTGATGACCACAATCTAATCCAAAGACAGAACCGAAAAGACATTCAAATTCGCGAAGCTCAATTCTTTGATCACTTCCTAAAAGGAAAACCAGCAGCAAATTGGATCAAAAAAGGAGTCAAAGCAACAGAAAAAGGTATAGATTGGGGCCTTGAAGTCAACTAA
- a CDS encoding PepSY-like domain-containing protein, whose product MKKLLLALTVLLSFATLTMSCDKESVITEDQLPQSANQFLNENFKGVKILSVVEEKEGLSGKEFDVLLDNGIEIKFDKNGQWLDIYAKADTATLPDNLIPTAIRDYVKQNYANAGINSIEKEKHGYDVELTNGLDLVFDKDGKFVRIDP is encoded by the coding sequence ATGAAAAAATTACTTCTAGCACTAACTGTTCTTCTATCATTCGCTACTTTAACGATGTCTTGTGATAAAGAGTCTGTAATTACTGAGGATCAGCTTCCACAAAGTGCAAATCAATTCTTAAACGAAAACTTCAAAGGCGTGAAAATCTTATCCGTAGTTGAAGAAAAAGAAGGGCTTTCTGGAAAAGAATTTGATGTACTCCTTGATAACGGAATAGAAATCAAATTCGACAAAAATGGTCAATGGTTAGATATCTATGCTAAAGCCGATACAGCAACATTACCAGATAATTTGATCCCTACAGCTATCAGAGACTATGTAAAACAAAACTATGCTAATGCTGGCATCAATAGCATTGAAAAAGAAAAACACGGCTACGATGTCGAACTTACAAACGGCTTAGATCTTGTATTCGACAAAGACGGTAAATTCGTTAGGATAGATCCGTAA